From Cohaesibacter gelatinilyticus, the proteins below share one genomic window:
- a CDS encoding TRAP transporter substrate-binding protein: MKLIKSLVMAAALSCVSTATMAADYALRFQSSDPSGNPNFELQQKWAKQVGTLTNGRVTIEMLPVGSIVKHTETQDAVASGIIDGHVTDTSYFAGKDAAFSLIANPVGAYGSPSEMLNFIEYGGGKQLMNDLLNPYGLQFIGATTPGLEAFISKVPLDGVDDLKGLKMRAPEGLVQNVFQAAGAAPVNLPGSEVFTSLDKGVIDAADYTVFSTNHKQGMHDVAGHPVYPGFHSMPLVEVSMNKGTWDKMSPDLQAILEMSVRDFARDMTNQLAMRDVVAVAEANANPKITVHNWSAAERAKFRAIAKSQWAKVAAKSANAQRVYDVLSTYLVEQGLLKE; this comes from the coding sequence ATGAAACTCATCAAATCCCTTGTCATGGCAGCAGCCCTGAGCTGTGTGTCGACAGCCACCATGGCAGCAGATTATGCCCTGAGATTTCAGTCATCTGATCCATCAGGCAACCCGAATTTCGAGCTGCAGCAGAAGTGGGCCAAACAGGTTGGTACCCTGACCAATGGCCGCGTCACCATTGAAATGCTGCCGGTTGGCTCCATCGTCAAACATACCGAGACCCAGGATGCGGTTGCCTCTGGCATCATTGATGGCCATGTGACTGACACCTCCTACTTCGCTGGTAAGGATGCGGCCTTCAGCCTGATCGCCAACCCGGTTGGGGCTTATGGCTCTCCATCCGAGATGCTGAACTTCATCGAATATGGTGGCGGCAAGCAGCTCATGAATGATCTGCTTAATCCTTATGGCTTGCAATTCATTGGTGCGACCACTCCGGGTCTGGAAGCCTTCATTTCCAAGGTGCCGCTCGATGGTGTTGATGATCTGAAGGGTCTGAAAATGCGTGCGCCGGAAGGTCTGGTGCAGAATGTGTTTCAGGCAGCCGGTGCTGCGCCTGTGAACCTGCCAGGCTCCGAGGTGTTCACCTCTCTGGATAAAGGCGTGATTGATGCGGCTGACTACACCGTCTTCTCCACCAACCACAAGCAAGGCATGCATGATGTGGCCGGTCATCCGGTCTATCCTGGCTTCCATTCCATGCCACTGGTCGAAGTGTCCATGAACAAAGGCACTTGGGACAAGATGTCTCCGGATCTGCAAGCCATTCTGGAAATGTCCGTTCGTGATTTTGCGCGCGACATGACCAATCAGCTGGCCATGCGTGATGTGGTGGCTGTGGCAGAAGCCAATGCCAATCCGAAGATCACCGTTCACAATTGGTCCGCAGCAGAGCGCGCGAAATTCCGTGCCATTGCCAAGTCTCAGTGGGCAAAGGTTGCAGCAAAATCAGCAAATGCCCAGCGCGTTTATGATGTGCTCTCCACTTACCTCGTCGAACAAGGCTTGCTCAAAGAGTAA
- a CDS encoding TRAP transporter large permease has protein sequence MMDLLALLPDLKALGIETATLLMFASLLLLLLTGMPLAFVTLLVALIFALGWFGPMAIPLIVSRIFSFVNSFVFVSVPMFVLMAAILDRSGIAKDLFDAMRLIGGRLRGGVAIQTLLVAVVLAAMSGIIGGEVVLLGVIALPQMLRLGYDKRLAIGVCCAGGALGTMIPPSIVLIIYGLTASVSIGDLFTASFLPGLMLASMYAVYILVRAYTNPSVAPICEPEDIPSAEKLRLLKGLVLPILVVIFVLGSIYGGIASVTEASALGVLGVALSTMLRREFSLGLLMGAARQTLSTVAMIVWIGIGASALVGVFNLMGGIRFVQALITGISDNPTIVILFMMLILFILGMFLDWVGVALLTMPIFVPIVTSLGYDPIWFGVLFAMNMQVSFLSPPFGPAAFYLKSVAPPDISLGEIFRSLLPFILLQMLAVGLLILFPGLAWH, from the coding sequence ATGATGGACCTTCTCGCTCTGTTACCCGACCTCAAGGCGCTGGGCATTGAAACGGCGACGCTTTTGATGTTCGCATCGCTCCTGTTGCTTCTGCTGACCGGGATGCCGCTGGCATTTGTGACCCTGCTTGTGGCGCTGATCTTCGCGCTTGGCTGGTTTGGTCCCATGGCCATTCCGCTGATTGTCAGCCGCATTTTCAGCTTCGTGAATTCATTTGTCTTTGTCTCGGTGCCGATGTTCGTGCTGATGGCGGCTATTCTGGATCGTTCCGGCATCGCGAAAGACCTGTTCGACGCCATGCGCCTGATCGGTGGTCGGCTGCGCGGTGGTGTTGCCATCCAGACGCTCTTGGTGGCAGTGGTTCTGGCCGCCATGTCCGGCATTATTGGCGGCGAGGTGGTCTTGCTGGGCGTGATCGCCCTGCCGCAAATGCTGCGGCTTGGCTATGACAAGCGACTGGCCATTGGCGTTTGCTGCGCCGGTGGCGCATTGGGCACCATGATCCCGCCATCCATCGTGCTGATCATTTATGGTTTGACGGCAAGTGTTTCCATTGGCGATCTGTTCACCGCATCCTTCCTGCCGGGCTTGATGCTGGCCAGTATGTATGCGGTTTATATTCTGGTACGTGCCTATACCAATCCCTCTGTTGCGCCCATTTGTGAGCCGGAAGATATTCCAAGTGCCGAGAAGTTACGTCTTCTCAAAGGGCTGGTTCTGCCCATTCTCGTGGTCATCTTTGTTCTGGGATCGATCTATGGCGGCATTGCCAGCGTGACCGAAGCCTCCGCCCTCGGGGTTCTGGGCGTGGCGCTCTCCACCATGCTGCGCCGCGAATTCTCGCTCGGCCTCTTGATGGGTGCGGCCCGTCAGACCTTGTCGACGGTTGCCATGATTGTCTGGATCGGCATTGGCGCATCGGCTCTGGTTGGCGTCTTCAACCTGATGGGCGGTATTCGCTTCGTTCAGGCCTTGATCACCGGCATCTCGGACAATCCGACCATCGTTATTCTGTTCATGATGCTGATCTTGTTCATTTTGGGCATGTTCCTGGATTGGGTTGGCGTTGCCTTGCTGACCATGCCGATCTTCGTGCCCATCGTGACCAGCCTTGGCTATGATCCGATCTGGTTTGGTGTGTTGTTTGCCATGAATATGCAGGTCAGCTTCCTGTCGCCACCCTTCGGCCCCGCTGCATTCTATTTGAAAAGCGTGGCACCGCCCGATATCAGCCTTGGTGAGATTTTCCGCTCGCTGTTGCCTTTCATCCTGTTGCAAATGCTGGCGGTTGGATTGCTCATCCTCTTCCCAGGTCTTGCTTGGCACTAA
- a CDS encoding gluconokinase encodes MREKQTLILIVMGVCGVGKTSVAKALAERLEGRYVEADEFHSPDNIEAMRQGIPLSDDMRGPWLRGISDEIQSLQQTHPSQPIVVACSALKESYRAILRDGLPEATFVFLTAPKSLIAERMTGRKDHFMPLELLESQLADLEPPSEGEKHIPIDASLPQELIVASVLAELAHQSDQILQMR; translated from the coding sequence ATGCGTGAAAAGCAAACATTGATACTCATCGTGATGGGCGTCTGCGGCGTTGGCAAAACGTCCGTGGCCAAAGCCTTGGCCGAGCGTCTGGAGGGGCGTTATGTCGAGGCCGATGAGTTTCATTCCCCGGACAATATCGAAGCCATGCGGCAGGGCATTCCGCTGAGTGATGACATGCGCGGGCCATGGCTGCGCGGCATTTCCGACGAGATCCAGTCCTTGCAACAGACGCATCCAAGCCAACCCATCGTGGTGGCCTGTTCAGCGCTGAAAGAATCCTATCGCGCCATTTTGCGAGATGGATTGCCGGAAGCGACCTTCGTGTTTTTGACTGCGCCCAAGTCCTTGATCGCCGAACGCATGACGGGCCGCAAGGATCACTTCATGCCGCTTGAGCTTTTGGAAAGCCAACTGGCCGATCTGGAGCCGCCAAGTGAGGGGGAGAAGCATATTCCGATTGATGCAAGCCTGCCGCAGGAGCTCATTGTCGCCTCGGTGTTGGCCGAGCTGGCCCATCAATCAGACCAAATTCTGCAAATGAGATGA
- a CDS encoding cation:proton antiporter, whose protein sequence is MELLAAAFVYLVAAVVAVPVANKLGLGSVLGYLIAGVAIGPVLGLVGGETADLQHFAEFGVVMMLFLVGLELQPAVLWRMRAQLLGLGGLQVVGTTAVLAGIALAFDLSWQVALALGMILALSSTAIVLQTLNEKGWMSSTGGNSAFSVLLTQDIAVIPMLALMPLLAVQAGPMINGDAFAPLFDAISLGVAHAAGGGSDGAPTWFDSLPGWAQGLSVLGVIIAIILGGRTIIRPIFRFIAQSRLREIFTAAALMLVIGIALAMNYVGLSPALGTFLAGVVLSDSEYRHELEADIEPFKGLLLGLFFITVGAGIDFQLLFSNPLGLVGLAVGLMVVKAALLFVLGTIFGLYGADRWMFSLALAQAGEFAFVLFGFATTAGVLDASIAKPMTLVVALTMLFTPALIIFYERVIAPRAVTSADRDADVIDEQGEVVVAGLGRVGQIITRILVTNGFKVTVLDHDAETIENLTKVGFRAYYGDATRPDLLHSAGLHKADLFIAALDDREKQTEMVEHVSKTYPNIKIFARARDRHHIYELENAGAHHVERETFEAGLAMGCNALVSLGYHPFRAEMAGRTFREHDLDAVASLRQSWNEDGVSASYIDAMRAHADTLYELMKADRDDASERSERGWTPPPKGDANS, encoded by the coding sequence ATGGAATTGCTTGCCGCTGCTTTTGTCTATCTGGTGGCTGCCGTGGTTGCGGTGCCTGTGGCCAACAAGCTGGGCCTTGGCTCTGTGCTTGGCTATCTGATTGCCGGTGTCGCCATCGGACCCGTGCTTGGTCTGGTCGGGGGCGAGACCGCCGATCTGCAGCATTTTGCCGAATTTGGCGTGGTGATGATGTTGTTTCTGGTAGGGCTGGAATTGCAGCCCGCCGTGCTGTGGCGCATGCGCGCGCAATTGCTTGGGCTTGGTGGCCTGCAGGTGGTGGGCACGACAGCTGTCCTTGCTGGCATTGCTCTGGCTTTTGATCTGAGCTGGCAAGTGGCGCTGGCGCTTGGCATGATTTTGGCGTTGTCTTCTACGGCCATTGTTCTGCAAACACTGAATGAAAAAGGCTGGATGAGCAGCACTGGCGGCAATAGCGCCTTCTCGGTTTTGCTGACGCAAGACATTGCCGTGATCCCGATGCTGGCCTTGATGCCGCTTTTGGCGGTGCAGGCAGGGCCGATGATCAATGGCGACGCTTTTGCGCCGCTGTTTGATGCCATCAGTTTGGGTGTGGCCCATGCCGCCGGCGGCGGTTCCGATGGCGCGCCGACCTGGTTCGATAGCTTGCCGGGCTGGGCGCAGGGGCTGTCGGTGCTGGGTGTGATCATTGCCATCATCCTTGGCGGGCGCACCATCATTCGGCCGATTTTTCGCTTCATTGCTCAGTCTCGCTTGCGGGAGATCTTTACCGCTGCGGCTTTGATGCTGGTGATAGGCATTGCACTGGCCATGAATTATGTCGGGTTGTCTCCGGCGCTTGGTACATTTCTGGCCGGGGTGGTGCTGTCTGATAGCGAATATCGCCATGAGCTGGAAGCCGATATCGAGCCTTTCAAGGGTCTGTTGCTGGGGCTCTTCTTCATCACTGTTGGGGCAGGTATTGATTTTCAATTGCTCTTCTCCAACCCACTTGGGCTGGTCGGTCTGGCTGTGGGTTTGATGGTGGTGAAGGCGGCTTTATTGTTTGTCTTGGGCACCATCTTCGGTCTGTATGGGGCGGACCGCTGGATGTTCTCGCTGGCCTTGGCGCAGGCTGGCGAATTTGCCTTCGTTCTGTTTGGCTTTGCCACGACTGCCGGGGTGCTGGATGCCTCCATCGCCAAGCCCATGACTTTGGTTGTGGCGTTGACCATGCTGTTCACGCCAGCCCTGATCATCTTCTATGAGCGGGTGATTGCACCGCGCGCTGTTACCTCTGCCGACAGGGACGCAGATGTCATTGATGAGCAGGGCGAAGTGGTGGTTGCCGGGTTGGGACGTGTCGGGCAGATCATCACCCGTATTCTGGTGACCAATGGTTTCAAGGTGACGGTGCTCGATCATGATGCCGAGACCATCGAGAACCTGACCAAGGTCGGCTTTCGCGCCTATTATGGCGATGCCACGCGACCGGATCTGCTGCATAGCGCCGGGTTGCACAAGGCCGATCTGTTCATTGCGGCACTTGATGATCGCGAGAAGCAGACGGAGATGGTGGAGCATGTCTCCAAGACCTATCCGAACATCAAGATCTTTGCCCGAGCTCGAGATCGCCATCATATTTATGAGTTGGAAAATGCCGGAGCGCATCATGTGGAGCGTGAGACTTTTGAAGCGGGTCTTGCCATGGGCTGCAATGCGCTGGTGTCACTGGGTTATCATCCGTTTCGGGCGGAAATGGCTGGGCGCACTTTCCGTGAACACGATCTGGATGCTGTGGCAAGCCTGCGGCAAAGCTGGAATGAGGATGGGGTCTCGGCATCCTATATCGATGCCATGCGTGCCCATGCCGATACTCTCTATGAGCTGATGAAAGCGGACAGGGATGATGCCTCTGAGCGGTCCGAGCGCGGCTGGACACCCCCGCCAAAAGGGGATGCGAATTCATAG
- a CDS encoding TRAP transporter small permease subunit, with the protein MTDASDEFGASETSERDEREQKPIPEAGFLGRWVARTGNVFAVAIILSALALIYEVIMRYGFNAPTSWAHETVIFLTAITFVYGGLYGVAMNKHIRVVLIYDMLSPKLRRIFNIVISLACAIASMLFSWAGWLVVQRAIFTPAGDFRLETSGSAWDPPTPGLLKLALLGILIVMSVQFLILTFNYLRRK; encoded by the coding sequence ATGACTGACGCATCTGACGAATTTGGCGCATCTGAGACATCTGAGCGAGACGAGCGCGAGCAAAAGCCCATTCCGGAAGCCGGATTTCTGGGGCGATGGGTTGCCCGAACGGGGAATGTGTTCGCGGTCGCCATCATCCTGTCTGCCCTGGCGCTGATCTATGAGGTCATCATGCGCTATGGCTTCAATGCCCCGACCAGTTGGGCGCATGAGACGGTCATTTTCCTGACGGCCATCACCTTTGTTTATGGCGGGCTCTATGGCGTTGCCATGAACAAGCACATTCGCGTCGTGCTGATTTATGACATGCTGTCGCCGAAGCTCCGCCGCATCTTCAATATTGTCATTTCTCTTGCCTGCGCCATTGCCTCGATGCTCTTTTCCTGGGCGGGATGGCTGGTGGTTCAGCGGGCCATCTTTACCCCCGCCGGTGACTTTCGGCTTGAGACATCAGGCTCTGCCTGGGATCCGCCAACGCCGGGTCTTCTGAAGCTTGCCTTGCTTGGCATCCTGATCGTGATGTCCGTGCAATTTCTCATTCTCACTTTCAATTATCTGAGACGGAAATGA
- a CDS encoding helix-turn-helix domain-containing protein has translation MTVTTLPQYCDENVLLVPDGLFGLADATPLMAHRNSGIFHKLISREMTGIEFFTNMPCLAYVVRGVETFYSADDEEFIIHAGDTLLLPRHHYMISDFHSTDGPLEAFLFCFSDDVIKEFLKIKSAAEVRSGKSSPALFRGSVNLTAYINALPQVYDTFSSSAALVKLKLLELLMLLDHHDTGQLVDFLATQNASHTRRNIRQIMREHAIKNFTVSDFARLSGRSLSTFKRDFKRDFGISPSRWMRNAKLEEARELVLESPTPILEIAQHVGYADASHFIKAFKARYDATPKQLRRSLAE, from the coding sequence ATGACAGTCACCACGCTTCCTCAATATTGCGACGAAAACGTACTTCTGGTGCCGGACGGATTGTTTGGTCTTGCTGATGCCACACCTCTCATGGCCCATCGAAATTCTGGAATATTCCATAAGCTCATTTCACGGGAGATGACGGGAATAGAGTTTTTCACCAACATGCCCTGTCTGGCCTATGTCGTTCGAGGTGTGGAAACCTTCTATTCGGCAGATGATGAGGAATTTATCATTCATGCAGGGGATACGCTCCTGCTGCCACGTCATCATTATATGATTTCCGATTTCCATAGTACAGACGGTCCTTTGGAAGCATTCCTGTTCTGCTTCAGCGATGACGTCATCAAGGAATTCTTGAAGATAAAATCCGCTGCCGAGGTACGTTCTGGAAAAAGCTCCCCTGCCCTGTTCCGTGGATCGGTCAATCTCACCGCCTATATCAATGCATTGCCGCAGGTCTATGACACCTTCTCGTCAAGTGCAGCTCTGGTAAAGCTGAAATTGCTCGAACTTCTCATGTTGCTTGATCATCATGATACAGGACAATTGGTGGATTTCCTTGCAACGCAAAATGCATCACATACCCGGCGCAACATTCGTCAGATCATGCGCGAACATGCCATCAAGAATTTCACGGTATCAGATTTTGCCCGCCTGTCCGGACGTTCTCTCTCCACCTTCAAGCGCGACTTCAAACGAGATTTCGGCATATCGCCGAGCAGATGGATGCGAAATGCAAAACTTGAAGAAGCTCGTGAGTTGGTATTGGAAAGCCCCACCCCGATTCTGGAAATTGCCCAGCATGTCGGATATGCCGATGCCTCTCATTTCATCAAGGCCTTCAAGGCACGCTATGATGCAACTCCAAAGCAGCTGAGACGCAGTTTGGCAGAATAG
- a CDS encoding LacI family DNA-binding transcriptional regulator — protein sequence MTKVTLIDVGREAGVSAITVSRALRSPEKVSDSLRAKVEAAVRKLGYVPNQSASALASSETNSIVVMIPSMSNHVFTDVLRGIEDALKDTRITLQIGNTGYDPLEEERILRSFLNPAPKGVILAGIEQTDETRSMLANIGVPVVQIMDLSDAPIGKIVGFSHEKAAMSAVQHLLDQGYQKIGFLGAQMDPRSQKRLAGFKRTLQNADLLDEQAIVVTNRPSDVRTGSNLYGKLMQQYPECDAIFCNNDDMALGVLFECQRRGINIPRDFGLCGFNDLGVTAECVPTISTVQTPLFEIGQTAGTILLKGLEQYPEDTIDLGFAVAPRESSRK from the coding sequence ATGACTAAAGTGACATTGATTGATGTTGGACGGGAGGCTGGCGTTAGCGCAATCACGGTTTCCCGGGCGTTGCGCTCACCGGAAAAAGTCTCCGATTCTTTGCGCGCCAAGGTCGAAGCGGCTGTGCGTAAATTGGGATATGTGCCCAATCAATCGGCCTCGGCTCTGGCCTCCAGCGAGACCAATTCCATCGTTGTCATGATCCCGTCCATGTCGAACCATGTGTTCACCGACGTCTTGCGCGGCATTGAAGATGCCCTCAAAGACACCCGCATCACATTGCAGATCGGCAACACCGGCTATGACCCGCTGGAAGAAGAACGCATCCTGCGCTCCTTTTTGAACCCAGCCCCCAAAGGCGTCATTCTGGCGGGCATCGAACAAACGGACGAGACCCGATCCATGCTCGCCAATATCGGCGTGCCTGTGGTGCAAATCATGGATTTGAGCGATGCCCCCATCGGCAAGATTGTGGGCTTTTCGCATGAGAAAGCCGCCATGTCCGCCGTGCAGCATCTGCTCGATCAGGGCTATCAAAAAATCGGATTTCTGGGAGCGCAAATGGATCCGCGTTCACAAAAGCGTCTGGCAGGTTTCAAACGGACTTTGCAAAATGCGGACTTGCTGGATGAGCAAGCCATTGTGGTGACCAATCGCCCATCAGATGTGCGTACCGGCTCAAATCTCTATGGCAAGCTGATGCAGCAATATCCGGAATGCGACGCCATTTTCTGCAACAACGATGACATGGCCCTCGGCGTGCTGTTCGAATGCCAGCGGCGGGGCATCAACATCCCCCGCGATTTCGGCCTTTGCGGCTTCAACGATCTGGGCGTCACCGCCGAATGCGTGCCAACCATTTCCACGGTTCAAACCCCACTGTTCGAGATAGGCCAAACCGCAGGCACCATCCTGCTCAAAGGGCTGGAACAATATCCCGAAGACACAATAGATTTAGGCTTCGCCGTCGCCCCTCGCGAAAGCTCACGAAAGTGA
- a CDS encoding putative quinol monooxygenase, with translation MSIWVTLEMTVKEGAFDKLSEFLKANLPNVRGFDGALQVTLYYDQASRSFLLQEEWSSQQHHQAYLKFIEEKGVMGTLLSFMEGAPKVTYYNRLVM, from the coding sequence ATGAGTATCTGGGTAACACTGGAAATGACCGTCAAAGAAGGTGCATTTGACAAGCTAAGCGAGTTTCTCAAGGCCAACTTGCCCAATGTTCGCGGTTTTGACGGAGCTTTGCAGGTCACACTTTATTATGATCAGGCGAGCCGTAGCTTCCTGCTCCAGGAGGAATGGTCCAGTCAGCAACATCATCAGGCCTATCTCAAGTTCATCGAAGAAAAAGGCGTGATGGGAACTCTGCTTTCTTTCATGGAAGGAGCACCAAAGGTTACCTATTACAACAGACTGGTGATGTAA
- a CDS encoding NAD(P)H-dependent oxidoreductase produces the protein MKILLYMAHPRLDRSEINRPMFELAQRMGGITCVDLYADYPQLCIDVDKEQSRLLAHDVIILQHPLFWYSSPAILKEWQDRVLEYGFAYGHDSHALEGKYVFNAVSCGAMEEAYQPKGANGADVRTLLIPFEKSFDLCRMTYLAPFALFSSGRAREMGSDKRHMQQWQNLLISLRDGTLDLKAAKSARSLNQILPRPALQMENA, from the coding sequence ATGAAGATATTGTTGTATATGGCCCATCCCCGTCTTGATCGGTCCGAGATCAATCGACCGATGTTTGAACTGGCGCAAAGGATGGGAGGCATTACATGCGTGGATCTCTATGCCGATTATCCGCAGCTTTGCATTGATGTCGATAAGGAGCAGTCCCGTCTGTTGGCCCATGATGTGATCATCCTGCAGCATCCGCTTTTTTGGTATTCCTCTCCCGCTATCCTGAAAGAATGGCAGGATAGGGTTCTGGAATATGGGTTTGCCTATGGGCATGACAGCCATGCGCTGGAAGGCAAATATGTCTTCAATGCTGTCAGTTGCGGTGCGATGGAAGAGGCCTATCAGCCCAAAGGGGCCAATGGGGCGGATGTCCGCACTCTGTTGATCCCGTTTGAGAAAAGCTTCGATCTGTGCCGGATGACCTATCTGGCCCCCTTTGCGCTTTTCTCATCCGGCCGGGCGCGGGAGATGGGCAGCGACAAACGCCATATGCAGCAATGGCAAAATCTTCTGATCAGCCTTCGTGATGGCACGCTGGATCTGAAAGCGGCGAAATCTGCGCGCTCGCTCAATCAGATCCTGCCCCGTCCAGCCCTGCAGATGGAGAATGCCTGA